A genomic window from Blastococcus saxobsidens DD2 includes:
- a CDS encoding NAD(P)/FAD-dependent oxidoreductase: MSATDTLLPEASADGGRRVDVDLLVVGAGPAGLYAAYYAGFRGLRTAIVDSLPEPGGQVTALYPEKMVYDVAGFPGIKGRNLVAGLVEQAARFDPVYVLGERAEHLTNEAGHRPRAGERLVVTTDKGTRIGTGTVVITGGIGTFTPRPLPGGAEWEGRGLTYVVKELAAHAGQDVVIVGGGDSAVDWALALDGLASSVTLVHRRKNFRAHAASVADMEKGSTVIVTDAQVDSLEGDGRLHTVHVKHKDGTVTPYQAQSVIAALGFTADIGPLETWGIDIVDRKIMVDTAMRTSVPGVYSAGDITEYPGKVRLIAVGFGESATAVNNAATYLDPDQPLFPGHSSDDPAGIGAAASS; encoded by the coding sequence ATGAGCGCGACGGACACCCTGCTGCCGGAGGCCTCGGCCGACGGCGGACGGCGGGTCGACGTCGACCTGCTGGTGGTCGGCGCCGGCCCGGCGGGTCTCTACGCCGCGTACTACGCCGGCTTCCGGGGGCTGCGGACGGCGATCGTCGACAGCCTCCCCGAGCCCGGCGGCCAGGTGACCGCGCTGTACCCGGAGAAGATGGTCTACGACGTCGCCGGCTTCCCGGGGATCAAGGGCCGGAATCTCGTCGCCGGCCTCGTCGAGCAGGCGGCCCGCTTCGACCCGGTCTACGTGCTCGGCGAACGGGCCGAGCACCTCACCAACGAGGCCGGGCACCGCCCGCGAGCCGGTGAGCGGCTCGTGGTCACCACCGACAAGGGCACCCGGATCGGCACCGGAACGGTGGTCATCACCGGCGGCATCGGCACCTTCACCCCCCGCCCGCTGCCGGGGGGCGCCGAGTGGGAGGGGCGCGGGCTGACGTACGTGGTCAAGGAACTCGCCGCGCACGCCGGGCAGGACGTCGTCATCGTCGGCGGCGGCGACAGCGCGGTCGACTGGGCGCTGGCCCTCGACGGGCTCGCCTCCTCGGTCACCTTGGTGCACCGGCGCAAGAACTTCCGGGCTCATGCCGCCAGCGTCGCCGACATGGAGAAGGGTTCGACCGTCATCGTCACCGACGCGCAGGTCGACTCGCTCGAGGGCGACGGTCGGCTGCACACCGTGCACGTCAAGCACAAGGACGGCACGGTGACGCCCTACCAGGCCCAGTCGGTCATCGCCGCGCTCGGCTTCACCGCCGACATCGGCCCATTGGAGACGTGGGGCATCGACATCGTCGACCGCAAGATCATGGTCGACACCGCGATGCGCACGTCCGTGCCCGGCGTGTACTCGGCCGGTGACATCACCGAGTACCCGGGCAAGGTGCGGTTGATCGCCGTAGGTTTCGGGGAGTCCGCGACCGCGGTGAACAACGCCGCCACCTATCTCGACCCCGACCAGCCGCTGTTCCCGGGGCACAGCAGCGACGACCCCGCCGGAATCGGCGCGGCCGCCAGTTCCTGA
- the boxB gene encoding benzoyl-CoA 2,3-epoxidase subunit BoxB translates to MTTTESTPQSGTVTGEAPRPTGPMSKIDYSEKIPNNVNLAGDRKLQRALEGWQPKFIDWWKNLGPSIPTHDVYLRTAIAVGRDGWAHFDRVPMEEYRWGIFLAEQDPDRKVNFGDRKGEPAWQEVPGEHRSDLRRLIVVQGDTEPASVEQQRHLGMTAPSLYDMRNLFQVNVEEGRHLWAMVYLLHAYFGKDGREEAEQLLKRNSGDFDSPRILGAFNEETTDWLSFFMFTYFTDRDGKYQLGTLKESGFDPLARTCEFMLKEEAHHMFVGTTGVQRTVQRTAELMKQHGTDDIWQYGGIPLSVIQKYLNFQFSVSMDLFGSETSSNVASYYTAGLKGRWMETRRKDDHQLHDLTMDVPIIENGQMSTKTVPMLTALNLDLRNEYVADCANGVMRWNQELEDAGLEQRLFLPHQAFNRKVGAFAGHNVTPTGEIVDDATWERSVGDYLPTRDDRAQVAELMVPHYDTGEFAGWISPPSVGINSMPVEYDYVRF, encoded by the coding sequence ATGACCACCACCGAATCCACACCGCAGTCCGGCACGGTCACCGGCGAGGCACCCAGGCCGACCGGCCCGATGTCGAAGATCGACTACAGCGAGAAGATCCCGAACAACGTCAACCTGGCCGGCGACCGCAAGCTCCAGCGGGCGCTGGAGGGGTGGCAGCCGAAGTTCATCGACTGGTGGAAGAACCTGGGCCCGTCGATCCCCACGCACGACGTCTACCTGCGCACGGCCATCGCGGTCGGCCGCGACGGCTGGGCACACTTCGACCGCGTGCCCATGGAGGAGTACCGCTGGGGCATCTTCCTCGCCGAGCAGGATCCCGACCGCAAGGTCAACTTCGGCGACCGGAAGGGTGAGCCGGCCTGGCAGGAGGTCCCCGGTGAGCACCGGTCGGACCTGCGCCGGCTGATCGTCGTCCAGGGCGACACCGAGCCCGCCTCGGTGGAGCAGCAGCGTCACCTCGGCATGACCGCGCCGTCGCTCTACGACATGCGCAACCTCTTCCAGGTCAACGTGGAGGAGGGCCGTCACCTCTGGGCGATGGTCTACCTGCTGCACGCCTACTTCGGAAAGGACGGCCGCGAGGAGGCCGAGCAGCTGCTCAAGCGCAACTCGGGCGACTTCGACTCGCCGCGCATCCTCGGCGCGTTCAACGAGGAGACGACGGACTGGCTGTCGTTCTTCATGTTCACCTACTTCACCGACCGGGACGGCAAGTACCAGCTCGGGACGCTGAAGGAGAGCGGCTTCGACCCGCTGGCGCGCACCTGCGAGTTCATGCTCAAGGAAGAGGCGCACCACATGTTCGTCGGCACGACCGGCGTGCAGCGCACCGTGCAGCGCACCGCCGAGCTGATGAAGCAGCACGGCACCGACGACATCTGGCAGTACGGCGGCATCCCGCTGTCGGTCATCCAGAAGTACCTCAACTTCCAGTTCTCGGTCTCGATGGACCTCTTCGGGTCCGAGACGTCCTCGAACGTCGCGTCGTACTACACGGCCGGCCTCAAGGGCCGCTGGATGGAGACCCGCCGCAAGGACGACCACCAGCTGCACGACCTCACCATGGACGTGCCGATCATCGAGAACGGGCAGATGAGCACGAAGACCGTGCCGATGCTCACCGCGCTCAACCTCGACCTCCGCAACGAGTACGTCGCCGACTGCGCCAACGGCGTCATGCGGTGGAACCAGGAACTCGAGGACGCCGGGCTCGAGCAGCGGCTCTTCCTGCCGCACCAGGCGTTCAACCGGAAGGTCGGCGCCTTCGCCGGGCACAACGTGACGCCCACCGGCGAGATCGTCGACGACGCCACGTGGGAGCGGAGCGTCGGCGACTACCTGCCCACCCGGGACGACCGCGCCCAGGTGGCCGAGCTGATGGTGCCGCATTACGACACCGGCGAATTCGCCGGCTGGATCTCGCCTCCGTCGGTCGGTATCAATTCGATGCCGGTCGAGTACGACTACGTCCGGTTCTGA
- the fdxA gene encoding ferredoxin, producing the protein MPYVIGSECIDTTDMSCVEECPVDCIYEGDRKLYINPKECIDCGACEPVCPVEAIAQDRRVSDENEPHIADNRRFFVEPLPGRDAPLGSPGGASKVGKIGVDTELVDEHS; encoded by the coding sequence GTGCCCTACGTCATCGGCTCCGAATGCATCGACACCACCGACATGTCCTGCGTGGAGGAGTGCCCGGTCGACTGCATCTACGAGGGCGACCGGAAGCTCTACATCAATCCCAAGGAGTGCATCGACTGCGGCGCCTGCGAGCCGGTGTGCCCGGTCGAGGCCATCGCGCAGGACCGCCGGGTGTCCGACGAGAACGAGCCCCACATCGCCGACAACCGGCGGTTCTTCGTCGAGCCCCTTCCCGGGCGTGACGCGCCGCTCGGCAGCCCGGGCGGGGCGTCGAAGGTCGGCAAGATCGGCGTGGACACCGAACTCGTCGACGAGCATTCGTGA
- a CDS encoding benzoate-CoA ligase family protein: MATVDTAPAAPPAPAPPAPDVFNAAEWLVTRHARATPERRAITAIGLDGSVRTFSYGELDEQVRRFAAALIASGVRPEERLVLCMGDTPELLTAFLAGLRIGAVPVPVSTMLKPKDIAVLARDSRARLVALSSEFADLAPAVGGLPDLADVVVLTDDAGATLPDVEATRVRDWESFVAAGADFLEQTATPYPTVPDSPAFWLYTSGTTGTPKGAMHRHGSLRDTAETYARDVLAIGPDDVAFSVAKFFFAYGLGNTLTFPFAVGASTVLDRSRPSPAGTLRVLRDFRPTLFFGGPTYYAALLAAGLPQDAFASVRACVSAGEAFPAALFERFTSTFDVEMLDGIGSTEMLHIFISGRPGRTRAGATGEIVPGYEAKIVDDDGNPVPDGTPGNLFVRGASAATGYWCRTETTRLVFQGHWVRTGDTYVRSEDGYFSSLGRTDDIIKAGGIWVSPTEVEDRLRQHPDVMQVVVVSVPDEAGLDKPVACTVLSPGATTTADDLVAFCREGLAAFKRPRNVLVFDELPTTATGKLQRFRIRELALERLGGAAKPDLTPITGGPA, from the coding sequence GTGGCCACCGTCGACACCGCCCCCGCAGCACCTCCAGCTCCTGCACCCCCCGCGCCGGACGTGTTCAACGCCGCCGAGTGGCTGGTCACCCGGCACGCCCGCGCGACGCCGGAGCGGCGGGCGATCACCGCGATCGGCCTCGACGGCAGCGTGCGCACGTTCAGCTACGGCGAGCTCGACGAGCAGGTCCGCCGGTTCGCCGCGGCCCTGATCGCCTCGGGGGTCCGCCCCGAGGAGCGGCTCGTCCTGTGCATGGGCGACACGCCCGAACTGCTGACGGCGTTCCTCGCCGGTCTGCGGATCGGTGCCGTGCCCGTGCCGGTGAGCACCATGCTGAAGCCCAAGGACATCGCCGTGCTGGCCCGCGACAGCCGCGCCCGCCTGGTCGCCCTCAGCTCGGAGTTCGCCGACCTGGCGCCGGCCGTCGGCGGGCTGCCCGACCTCGCCGACGTCGTCGTCCTCACCGACGACGCCGGGGCGACGCTGCCGGACGTCGAGGCCACCCGGGTCCGCGACTGGGAGTCGTTCGTGGCCGCCGGGGCGGACTTCCTGGAGCAGACGGCCACGCCGTACCCGACGGTGCCCGACTCCCCCGCGTTCTGGCTGTACACGTCCGGCACCACGGGCACGCCCAAGGGGGCGATGCACCGCCACGGCTCGCTGCGCGACACCGCGGAGACCTACGCCCGCGACGTGCTGGCCATCGGCCCGGACGACGTCGCCTTCTCGGTGGCGAAGTTCTTCTTCGCCTACGGCCTCGGCAACACGCTGACCTTCCCGTTCGCGGTGGGTGCCAGCACCGTCCTCGACCGGTCGCGGCCCAGCCCGGCCGGCACCCTGCGAGTGCTGCGGGACTTCCGGCCCACGCTGTTCTTCGGCGGGCCGACCTACTACGCGGCCCTGCTCGCGGCCGGGCTGCCGCAGGACGCCTTCGCCAGCGTGCGCGCCTGCGTCTCGGCCGGCGAGGCCTTCCCCGCGGCGCTGTTCGAGCGGTTCACCTCCACCTTCGACGTCGAGATGCTCGACGGCATCGGCTCGACCGAGATGCTGCACATCTTCATCAGCGGGCGCCCCGGCCGCACCCGCGCCGGCGCCACCGGCGAGATCGTCCCCGGCTACGAGGCCAAGATCGTCGACGACGACGGCAACCCCGTGCCCGACGGGACCCCCGGCAACCTGTTCGTGCGCGGCGCTTCGGCCGCGACCGGCTACTGGTGCCGGACGGAGACGACGCGACTGGTCTTCCAGGGCCACTGGGTGCGCACCGGTGACACCTACGTCCGCAGCGAGGACGGTTACTTCAGCTCGCTGGGCCGTACGGACGACATCATCAAGGCCGGCGGCATCTGGGTGTCCCCCACGGAGGTGGAGGACCGGCTGCGGCAGCACCCCGACGTCATGCAGGTCGTCGTCGTGTCGGTGCCCGACGAGGCCGGCCTGGACAAGCCGGTCGCCTGCACCGTCCTCTCCCCCGGGGCCACCACCACGGCCGACGACCTGGTCGCCTTCTGCCGCGAGGGCCTGGCCGCGTTCAAGCGGCCGCGCAACGTCCTGGTGTTCGACGAGCTGCCGACCACCGCGACCGGGAAGCTGCAGCGCTTCCGCATCCGTGAACTCGCCCTGGAGCGCCTCGGCGGGGCGGCCAAGCCCGACCTGACCCCGATCACCGGAGGACCGGCATGA
- a CDS encoding SDR family NAD(P)-dependent oxidoreductase, which translates to MGQRTVLVLGGSSGIGRSVVRRLAAEGTPVVFTYHTGAERAEWMCADLGPGVRAVRCDVRRPDDVAAAFEAAGTELAGVVHCAGAWTYTRLRDLTVEELDDAWALNARSVALTLQESGRRLPDGGAVVVVSSVAAELAPARQTSYVMAKAAAEAAVRVAAKELGRQGIRVTAVRPGATDTPQLRATTGEEAIEAMAKAPALRRLGQADDIASVIAFLLGPDACWVTGTVIDVTGGLR; encoded by the coding sequence ATGGGACAGCGGACGGTGCTCGTGCTGGGCGGGAGCAGCGGGATCGGGCGGTCGGTGGTGCGTCGTCTCGCCGCCGAGGGCACGCCGGTGGTGTTCACGTACCACACCGGTGCCGAGCGAGCCGAGTGGATGTGCGCCGATCTCGGTCCCGGCGTCCGGGCGGTCCGGTGCGACGTCCGTCGTCCCGACGACGTCGCGGCGGCCTTCGAGGCCGCCGGCACCGAGCTCGCCGGAGTGGTGCACTGTGCCGGGGCCTGGACGTACACCCGCCTGCGCGACCTCACCGTCGAGGAACTGGACGACGCGTGGGCCCTCAATGCACGGTCGGTGGCGCTGACCCTGCAGGAGAGCGGGCGCCGGCTTCCCGACGGCGGCGCGGTCGTCGTGGTCTCCTCCGTGGCCGCGGAGCTGGCTCCGGCCCGCCAGACCTCGTACGTCATGGCCAAGGCGGCCGCCGAGGCCGCGGTCCGTGTGGCGGCCAAGGAACTGGGGCGTCAGGGCATCCGCGTCACCGCGGTCCGGCCGGGCGCCACCGACACCCCGCAGCTGCGCGCGACCACGGGGGAGGAGGCCATCGAGGCGATGGCCAAGGCTCCGGCCCTCCGTCGCCTCGGCCAGGCCGACGACATCGCCTCGGTCATCGCGTTCCTGCTCGGCCCGGATGCCTGCTGGGTCACCGGCACGGTCATCGACGTGACCGGCGGGCTGCGGTAG
- a CDS encoding LLM class F420-dependent oxidoreductase, translating to MRAVLTLSFDQRAVATEARHAEDAGYDGVAVGEHLFFHGPHPNGFIALAAAAGATSRIRLLSSLTVLPLYPAAIAAKLATTLDQVSGGRFDMGVGVGGEYPPEFVAAGVDVTDRGARTDEALELLAALWNGGPVEFDGRFARVPGLQLAPGPVQPGGPPIWLGGRSPAAVTRAGRFGDVWMPYMYSPEQVASSLAEVRAAAEQAGRDPAAVRGAIFCWGGVDPDPARSRQEVVDGVGAVYQQDFDRLADRYLLHGDPDRVAARAREYADAGAETLIFSPVGEGGRRQEIVDLFTRSVLPQIQRLP from the coding sequence ATGCGTGCGGTCCTGACCCTGAGCTTCGACCAGCGCGCCGTCGCCACCGAGGCACGTCACGCCGAGGACGCCGGCTACGACGGTGTCGCCGTGGGCGAGCACCTCTTCTTCCACGGGCCGCACCCGAACGGCTTCATCGCGCTGGCGGCGGCGGCCGGAGCCACGTCCCGCATCCGGTTGCTGAGCTCCCTCACGGTGCTGCCGCTGTATCCCGCCGCGATCGCGGCGAAGCTGGCGACCACCCTCGACCAGGTCTCCGGCGGGCGGTTCGACATGGGCGTCGGCGTGGGCGGTGAATACCCGCCCGAGTTCGTCGCCGCCGGCGTGGACGTGACCGACCGCGGAGCCCGGACCGACGAGGCGCTGGAGCTGCTCGCGGCCCTCTGGAACGGCGGCCCCGTGGAGTTCGACGGCCGGTTCGCCCGCGTGCCCGGCCTGCAGCTGGCACCCGGCCCCGTGCAGCCGGGCGGCCCGCCGATCTGGCTGGGCGGCCGGAGCCCGGCCGCCGTCACCCGGGCCGGCCGCTTCGGCGACGTCTGGATGCCGTACATGTACTCGCCGGAGCAGGTGGCCTCCAGCCTCGCCGAGGTACGCGCGGCCGCCGAGCAGGCGGGGCGGGACCCCGCGGCGGTCCGCGGGGCCATCTTCTGCTGGGGCGGAGTGGATCCGGATCCGGCGCGGTCGCGCCAGGAGGTCGTCGACGGGGTCGGCGCGGTGTACCAGCAGGATTTCGACCGTCTCGCCGACCGGTACCTGCTGCACGGTGACCCGGACCGGGTGGCCGCACGGGCGCGGGAGTACGCCGACGCCGGCGCCGAGACGCTGATCTTCTCCCCCGTCGGCGAGGGCGGCCGCCGGCAGGAGATCGTCGACCTGTTCACCCGGTCCGTGCTGCCGCAGATCCAGCGGCTGCCCTGA
- a CDS encoding gamma carbonic anhydrase family protein: protein MSVWALDGIAPTIHPTAWVHPDATVIGRVELGPEVSVWPQAVLRGDYGEIRIGARTSIQDGTVLHTTAEHPTVIGADCVVGHLAHLEGCTVGDRCLIGSNSVVLNRVAIGDGSLVGAGALVPEGTLVPADSRALGVPARVRDGAGIAQQIDQAVPLYVENARRYRAHLVQVG from the coding sequence GTGAGCGTCTGGGCCCTCGACGGGATCGCCCCCACGATCCACCCCACCGCCTGGGTGCATCCCGACGCCACGGTCATCGGCCGGGTCGAACTCGGGCCGGAGGTGAGCGTCTGGCCACAGGCCGTGCTGCGCGGTGACTACGGGGAAATCCGGATCGGGGCGCGGACGTCGATCCAGGACGGCACGGTGCTACACACCACCGCCGAGCACCCGACGGTCATCGGCGCTGACTGCGTCGTCGGGCACCTGGCCCATCTCGAGGGCTGCACCGTGGGCGATCGCTGCCTGATCGGGTCGAACTCGGTGGTGCTCAATCGCGTTGCCATCGGGGACGGATCACTCGTGGGCGCCGGTGCCCTGGTCCCGGAGGGCACCCTGGTGCCGGCGGACTCCCGGGCGCTCGGTGTTCCCGCGCGCGTCCGCGACGGCGCGGGGATCGCCCAGCAGATCGACCAGGCCGTTCCGCTCTACGTCGAGAACGCCCGGCGGTACCGCGCCCACCTCGTGCAGGTCGGCTGA
- a CDS encoding acyl-CoA dehydrogenase family protein, producing MSIAADDLEEIRQLARSVATGRIAPFASAVDEAARFPTEGYQALVESQLHAVVVPEAYGGVGADALTSAVVAEEIARVCATTQQVSGANELFAWPLLLAASEEQQRRWLAPIAAGEALGAFALSEPDAGSDVASMTTRAEATDEGWRVRGTKRWITNGGVADCYVLFAVTDPEAGSRGISAFALERTDAGLSFGAPEKKMGLKGSPTTEVYLDDVPLPADRLIGRPGEGLRIALGTLDRTRTGVAAQAVGIAQGALDVAVDHVSQRRQFGKVLAEFQGLQFMLADMAVAVRAARLLTHAAAEEIEAGAPTMGASGAAAKLFASDTAMKVTTDAVQLLGGSGYVTDFPVERMMRDAKITQIYEGTNQIQRIVIARDLLNRTQG from the coding sequence ATGAGCATCGCCGCTGACGACCTCGAGGAGATCCGGCAGCTGGCCCGGTCGGTCGCGACCGGGCGCATCGCCCCCTTCGCATCCGCCGTGGACGAAGCAGCCCGCTTCCCGACGGAGGGCTACCAGGCCCTGGTCGAGTCACAACTGCACGCCGTGGTCGTCCCCGAGGCCTACGGCGGCGTCGGCGCCGACGCCCTCACCAGTGCCGTGGTGGCCGAGGAGATCGCCCGGGTCTGCGCCACCACGCAGCAGGTGTCCGGGGCCAACGAGCTGTTCGCCTGGCCCCTGCTGCTCGCCGCCTCGGAGGAGCAGCAGCGGCGCTGGCTGGCGCCGATCGCCGCCGGCGAGGCGCTCGGTGCGTTCGCCCTCTCGGAACCGGACGCGGGGAGCGACGTCGCATCGATGACCACCCGCGCCGAGGCGACGGACGAGGGCTGGCGCGTGCGCGGCACCAAGCGGTGGATCACCAACGGCGGGGTCGCCGACTGCTACGTGCTCTTCGCCGTGACCGACCCCGAGGCCGGCAGCCGCGGGATCTCGGCCTTCGCGCTGGAGAGGACCGACGCCGGGCTGTCCTTCGGCGCCCCCGAGAAGAAGATGGGGCTGAAGGGGTCCCCGACCACGGAGGTCTACCTCGACGATGTGCCGCTGCCGGCCGACCGGCTGATCGGCCGGCCCGGCGAGGGGCTGCGGATCGCACTGGGCACCCTCGACCGCACCCGCACCGGGGTCGCCGCACAGGCGGTCGGCATCGCCCAGGGAGCCCTGGACGTCGCGGTCGACCACGTCTCCCAGCGCCGGCAGTTCGGCAAGGTCCTGGCCGAGTTCCAGGGGCTGCAGTTCATGCTCGCGGACATGGCCGTGGCCGTACGCGCCGCCCGCCTGCTCACGCATGCCGCCGCCGAGGAGATCGAGGCGGGGGCTCCGACGATGGGCGCATCCGGCGCGGCCGCGAAGTTGTTCGCCTCCGACACGGCCATGAAGGTCACCACCGACGCCGTCCAGCTGCTCGGCGGCTCCGGCTACGTCACGGACTTCCCCGTCGAGCGGATGATGCGCGACGCCAAGATCACCCAGATCTACGAGGGCACGAACCAGATCCAGCGCATCGTCATCGCGCGCGATCTGCTGAACCGCACGCAGGGCTGA